TTGATGTACAGGAATTTCATTGACAATCCTTTCTATGCTATTGGCCGTGCACCATCTCTACCCTTCTCTAAGACCTTATACCGCTCCGTTCTTCCAACTATCCTACTATCAAGCTTCTCAAGGCGTTTACGTTCAGGGATGGGATGATATTTACTTTGTCGCTAGTTCCGCGATCGCCTTTACGGCCATCCGGGCCATTGTAATTGACTGGGTTCTTCGACCAATTGCGATGCATACAGGACTGAAACGGAAAGCTTCAGTTCGGTTTGCCGAACAAGGCTGGATGTGGCTGTACTACGCGTTCTTCTGGACTTTCGGCATGGTTCGTACAATTCCACTAGTTGTGTGGTTGCTCCGGACACTGACCGTCGGTGTAGTACATTTGGTCGAACTCCAATCACTGGATGAATTTTGCCGCCATCTGGGATGAGTGGCCTGCTCGCGGCGTCTCAGGCTCGCTCAAATGGTATCTCCTGGCACAGCTTTCATTCTGGATACAGCAGATTttcgtcatcaacatcgaGGAGCGGAGAAAAGACCACTATCAAATGTTTACccatcacatcatcaccagCACTCTCTTAACCTCCGCCTATATATACGGATTCTACAATGTCTCTAATGTGGTTTTGTGTCTGATGGATATCGTGGATCTCTTGTTGCCAGTAGGTCCCAATTGATGTCTTTCTAAAGGTCCAGTATACTGACTGCACGGATAGACCGCAAAAATATTGAAGTACTTTGGTTACGAGCTGGCGTGCAACGTTGCCTTCGGTGTTTTCATGCTCACGTGGCTGATCACACGTCATATAATGTACCCTCTGCTGTGCTGGTCCATCTTTAAGGAGGTTCCCGCGAGGATGTCGTACGGCTGTTATTCCGGAACAACCGCCGAAATGATCTCGAACGATGGGTACCCCGATCAACTGGCCCATCTTTTCTACCCATTCCTGAACATCGATGGTCCTATCTGCATGAATCGCACCATCAAGTGGATCTTCCTATCCCTCCTGCTATTCCTTCAGGTGTTGTCCATCATCTGGTTCGCGATGGTCATCCGCGTTGCGGTTGGTGTTCTCCGTACTGGAAATGCAGAGGACTCGCgcagtgatgatgaggaagaagaagagatggagatgagaatCTCGAGCAAGGATGGCCCTAATGGAAGTGCGGCAGGTTCTGATGGCACCACTGCCGACTGGCGCCGATTGAACGGATCATCTACCGTACGCCCTCGCGCACGTGGGCGGGTTCGACTCGGTGAGCAGAGCGATCGCAAGGCACTACTAGGCAGAATCGGATGCGACAAGCCAACCTAGTTGCGCCATGTTTCTATTTCGcatatttctttttaacGTTATCATGGGATTGATATGCAGCGATGCAGATATAAACGACTTAGCCAGCtttgaaaaaaagagagaacaCACACGTTTTCCAGTGACCCACCATGCCCACCCTGGGCTTTCATCAGCAAGTTTCTATTTTTACGTTTGATACCATGGACTGGGTTGATCGTATAACGAGGCGTGAACGAGGATGGACCGTTTATGAGTTGCGTTTCCTGGACTTTATTTACATTTACCCTTGACGGCATGTTATTGAATTATGTTTTCCACGGACCATGGAAGTCTGAACTCGAATCCGTGGATGCTTTCCTTATTATTAATGGTTAGAGTGCAATCCAAATACCCACCAAGTGATTTGAACTGGTTATCACGATATGACATGaatgtgtgtatgtatgtacggcCGGATGTATAATAGATTCATAGACCCGGCGCGGATGAGTCTCGTCAATTTACGGACGTCAACTTAAGAAGAAACATACTGGACCCGTTTGCAAACTATGCCAGTGTAATTTCTCCTATAGTGTTTATTGGGATACGTGTTCCGAACTATTGATCACTGGAAATTTTTACACTACGTTCAAGTTCCAAGATTGTAGACTATGGAATGCAGACTCTGGTTACTCCACCCACCCTTACATGAACGCTGACTAGTaaatgcctcaggcacccTTGCTTTTTTGGGTCTGTGGCAAGGGATAATTAATTGATTAGTAGATCGAGTAAAGCTATCACAAGGTTTCAACTAGTCTTTAGAGACTCATTCTTCCTCGTATGCCTTGATCCCGCACCGTTGTACATAGATtaagctatatatatcaccCTTTGAAGGGGCATGAACGTATCATTTCGAAGAGTTGATGTTGGATGAAGTAATAAAAGGAGAGTATCCAACGCCTCTGCAGCtagcaaaagaagaaaggatgaacCAAAGAGATCCCTATGCAAGgcaatttttcttttctcatgaTATCCGTTACCGTAATCAtactcgtcatcatcattagcaTCATGGATTGACTGTATAGCAAGCACTGCATTCAGGCCTGCTAGTCATGTAAGGATTGGTACATTTGTCTCCGAATATGGTGTGAAAGATCTGAGGTCAAAGTCCAAAATATCTTCGCGCATTTCGTCCTCATTCCAAAAGTATTCGGCCGATCGCCGGCGCTTCTGCTGTCGAGCCGCGAGGGCCTCTTCATTGACTTGGTCTGTTCCAAGGGCACATTCTTGTTGAGTTAGAATGAAATCTATTAAGACTTGCCGAAGACGGTCCCAGATTGTCCCGTGGCGTTTCCATTCCAGACGTTTGGAAATGCGGATCATTCGGGAGACGATCCAGCATCTCTCTCCTGCGTCGCAAGCCTGGTCATTTGGATAGCCACCGTTATTTAGGAAAAGCCATAGTACGGAGGTAATGCTGGGGTTCGTATGCGGATTGAGCTTTTTTATCTCCAAGTCCAGCCAATCAAGGTACCGGTCGAagttggaagatgttgagtAACAATCGTATAACGCAacagcgaggaagaagagacatgACATGCATGTGAATTCGTCAATGAATCGCACATCGCGGATCCCATGGTCGTAATCTGGGAGCATAGTGAGGATCGAATATAACTGGGTGCCAGGGCCAAAGCGCTTGTTGCGGTGACCAGTATTGCTAGATACCATGATAGAAGGTGATTCGAGTGCAGTGTATTCCAGCTCATGAAGGCGGCGGAAAAATCTTAAGAAATCTTCAGATGCCCGGAGTTGGTCAC
The sequence above is a segment of the Aspergillus oryzae RIB40 DNA, chromosome 3 genome. Coding sequences within it:
- a CDS encoding putative longevity-assurance protein (LAC1) (protein transporter of the TRAM (translocating chain-associating membrane) superfamily); its protein translation is MTKEAPSQSVTELNACVSTGHRPAVKETTFREWVVDNQIGISLTILSMLLAVHHLYPSLRPYTAPFFQLSYYQASQGVYVQGWDDIYFVASSAIAFTAIRAIVIDWVLRPIAMHTGLKRKASVRFAEQGWMWLYYAFFWTFGMYIWSNSNHWMNFAAIWDEWPARGVSGSLKWYLLAQLSFWIQQIFVINIEERRKDHYQMFTHHIITSTLLTSAYIYGFYNVSNVVLCLMDIVDLLLPTAKILKYFGYELACNVAFGVFMLTWLITRHIMYPLLCWSIFKEVPARMSYGCYSGTTAEMISNDGYPDQLAHLFYPFLNIDGPICMNRTIKWIFLSLLLFLQVLSIIWFAMVIRVAVGVLRTGNAEDSRSDDEEEEEMEMRISSKDGPNGSAAGSDGTTADWRRLNGSSTVRPRARGRVRLGEQSDRKALLGRIGCDKPT